From Psychroflexus torquis ATCC 700755, the proteins below share one genomic window:
- a CDS encoding helix-turn-helix domain-containing protein, with protein MKTTVARRIKSARTLAGFSLRKLSDKMNGLVSYNAILKYEKAQMMPDSKVMLQLAKALNVKVDYFFMPYNVEINTIEFRKKSRLSVKREKAIKEMMTDSISRYIQLEEFLNLSYKFKNPIGNLVIERGNDVENAVNKLLSAWQLGINALPNVIELLEDKEIKVIEVDEDECFDGFSGWANDQIPIIVVNKSFSIERKRFTALHELGHLVLNFKKSLSAKEIENLCHRFAGAMLMPKETFLKELGEHRNKISKAELIAIKETYGISIQATMHRAKDLEIVNEQRYIGFRKWINADINRKKEINLGSYLGKEQSNRFKQLLNRAAAEDVISMSKAANLANVKLAVFRDEFFAL; from the coding sequence ATGAAAACTACTGTAGCAAGACGAATAAAATCTGCGAGGACTCTAGCGGGATTCTCACTAAGAAAATTGTCTGATAAAATGAATGGACTGGTTAGTTATAATGCTATTTTAAAATACGAGAAAGCTCAAATGATGCCAGATAGTAAGGTGATGCTTCAACTAGCTAAAGCACTTAACGTGAAAGTAGATTACTTTTTCATGCCTTACAATGTAGAAATCAATACTATTGAATTCAGAAAGAAAAGTAGGCTGTCCGTAAAAAGAGAAAAGGCAATAAAGGAAATGATGACCGATAGCATATCGAGGTACATCCAATTAGAAGAGTTTTTAAACCTATCCTATAAGTTTAAAAACCCAATTGGAAACCTTGTCATAGAAAGAGGTAATGACGTAGAAAATGCTGTAAACAAATTATTAAGCGCTTGGCAACTTGGTATAAACGCCTTACCCAACGTAATTGAGCTCTTAGAAGATAAAGAAATTAAAGTTATTGAAGTCGATGAGGATGAGTGTTTTGATGGTTTTTCTGGTTGGGCCAATGATCAAATACCTATAATTGTTGTAAATAAAAGCTTTAGCATAGAGCGCAAGCGTTTTACCGCCTTGCATGAACTTGGTCATTTGGTTTTGAATTTCAAAAAAAGCTTATCTGCTAAAGAGATTGAAAATCTTTGCCACCGCTTTGCTGGTGCCATGTTAATGCCAAAAGAAACTTTCTTAAAAGAGCTAGGAGAGCACAGAAACAAAATAAGTAAAGCAGAACTTATTGCGATAAAAGAAACCTATGGCATATCTATACAAGCTACTATGCACCGTGCTAAAGATTTAGAAATTGTTAATGAACAACGTTATATTGGATTTAGAAAATGGATTAATGCAGATATAAACAGAAAGAAAGAAATAAACTTGGGAAGTTATTTGGGTAAGGAACAGTCCAACAGATTTAAGCAGTTACTGAACCGTGCTGCAGCAGAAGACGTAATAAGCATGAGTAAAGCCGCTAATTTGGCCAATGTAAAATTGGCTGTTTTTAGAGATGAATTTTTTGCACTATGA
- a CDS encoding helix-turn-helix transcriptional regulator, protein MTILPKARRLLDEMGENIKLARLRRKLSAEQVAERANMSRPTLLAIEKGKPTVSIGSYFLVLQVLGLEKDFLLLAKNDELGRKLQDASISTNGRAPKRRDKNGKAK, encoded by the coding sequence ATGACGATATTACCAAAAGCAAGAAGACTTCTTGATGAAATGGGTGAGAATATTAAGCTCGCACGTTTGAGAAGAAAATTAAGTGCTGAACAAGTAGCTGAACGTGCAAACATGAGCAGGCCAACTTTGTTAGCAATTGAGAAAGGCAAACCAACGGTGAGTATAGGTTCGTATTTTTTGGTTTTACAAGTTTTAGGGTTAGAAAAAGACTTTCTTTTACTTGCTAAGAATGACGAATTAGGAAGGAAATTACAAGATGCTAGCATTAGTACAAATGGGAGAGCACCGAAACGAAGGGATAAAAATGGCAAAGCAAAATAA
- a CDS encoding SOS response-associated peptidase produces MCFHTSQIQKVEQIENQYKVKLSDKSQRELFDQPRYHINGFTHSHLLIIPQEKPSVLAAATWGIAPESKKVSELKAYYKEAVKFGGGLNARAEKTFEHFLYRQSIFRKRCVVPVSAFFEPHDHKGKKYPFVFKPKSEGSLSLAGLYTRIDNKVTFTILTQKASPLFARIHNKKNRQPVILNAEQADHWLDNDLKEGGIEYLLKAHFDEDQLNTYAVSTDLFSPKIDSDVEEILNRVEYEELEV; encoded by the coding sequence ATGTGTTTCCATACCTCTCAAATCCAAAAGGTAGAGCAAATCGAAAACCAATATAAGGTTAAACTCAGCGATAAAAGTCAGCGTGAGTTATTCGACCAGCCCCGTTACCATATCAACGGGTTTACACATTCTCATCTCCTTATCATTCCACAAGAGAAGCCCAGTGTCCTCGCAGCAGCGACCTGGGGCATCGCTCCAGAAAGCAAAAAAGTAAGTGAGCTAAAAGCCTATTATAAAGAAGCGGTGAAGTTTGGAGGGGGGCTTAATGCAAGAGCTGAGAAGACTTTTGAGCACTTTCTATATAGACAATCCATTTTCAGAAAGCGATGTGTTGTTCCTGTTTCTGCCTTTTTTGAGCCTCACGATCACAAAGGCAAAAAGTATCCATTTGTGTTTAAGCCTAAGTCAGAAGGCTCTCTATCCCTTGCAGGCTTATACACTCGCATAGACAATAAAGTCACCTTTACGATCCTGACTCAAAAGGCTTCTCCCTTGTTTGCTAGGATCCATAACAAAAAGAATCGGCAACCCGTTATTTTAAATGCTGAGCAAGCCGATCATTGGTTGGATAATGACTTAAAAGAAGGGGGGATTGAATATCTATTAAAGGCTCACTTTGATGAAGATCAGCTTAATACCTATGCAGTTAGTACTGATCTTTTCAGCCCCAAAATCGATTCGGATGTGGAAGAGATATTGAATAGGGTAGAGTATGAGGAGTTGGAGGTTTGA
- a CDS encoding helix-turn-helix domain-containing protein, with product MEKKEMKTYSLDKVTDKHIGKKETPKRDEFENELRLDLIGNAIKQARKERNLTQTQLGELVGVQKSQISKLENHLTDARFETILKVFKALNAKINFNVELLN from the coding sequence ATGGAAAAGAAAGAAATGAAAACTTACAGTTTGGACAAAGTGACCGACAAACATATCGGAAAAAAAGAAACGCCAAAAAGAGACGAATTCGAGAACGAACTTCGGCTCGACTTAATCGGAAACGCAATCAAACAAGCTCGAAAAGAACGAAACTTAACACAAACCCAGCTTGGAGAGTTGGTCGGAGTCCAGAAATCACAGATTTCGAAACTCGAAAATCATTTGACTGACGCTCGATTTGAAACAATTTTGAAAGTTTTTAAGGCATTAAATGCAAAAATTAATTTCAATGTCGAATTATTAAATTAA
- a CDS encoding class I SAM-dependent methyltransferase, giving the protein MENFNRKKHWETIYQTKQFEDVSWFQPTPETSLSFFKQLNIPTSAKIIDIGGGDSFLVDNLLNLNYQDLTVLDISATALDKVKQRLGERADKVKWIVADVATFRPTEKYDFWHDRAAFHFLTQELEIENYLNTVQKSIQPTGIFVIGTFSKQGPKKCSGIEIKQYSETTMTDRLAKFFEKIKCIKVDHKTPSDSIQNFIFCSFKKLRKKSVTHF; this is encoded by the coding sequence ATGGAAAATTTCAATAGAAAAAAACATTGGGAAACAATCTACCAGACAAAACAATTTGAAGACGTTAGTTGGTTTCAACCGACACCTGAAACTTCATTAAGTTTCTTCAAACAGTTAAATATTCCGACCTCTGCCAAAATAATTGACATTGGCGGTGGTGACAGTTTTTTAGTTGATAATTTACTCAACTTGAATTATCAAGACCTTACAGTTTTAGACATTTCAGCAACAGCACTTGACAAAGTGAAGCAACGACTTGGAGAGCGAGCAGACAAAGTAAAATGGATAGTTGCAGACGTCGCTACTTTCAGACCGACCGAGAAATACGACTTTTGGCACGACCGAGCAGCATTTCACTTTTTGACACAAGAGTTAGAAATTGAAAACTACCTCAACACAGTTCAAAAAAGTATTCAGCCGACAGGTATTTTTGTTATTGGAACATTTTCTAAACAAGGACCAAAAAAATGCAGCGGAATAGAAATCAAACAATATTCAGAAACAACAATGACCGACCGACTGGCCAAATTTTTTGAAAAAATTAAATGTATAAAAGTTGACCATAAGACACCGTCTGATTCAATTCAGAACTTTATATTTTGCAGTTTTAAAAAATTACGAAAAAAAAGTGTCACCCATTTTTAG
- a CDS encoding type I restriction-modification system subunit M, which yields MPKNQTKADINFEQELWKAANELRGAVAENQYKDYILPLIFLKHISEKYEVRKEELFQALNDKGSDYYTNDTEEQNYVLEDPDEYLSKNTYIIPKEATWQYLQDNAEQDNIKVLVDNAFDLLDDTLAEFRPELKGILPRIFVKSQLTPKQVAGLINLLAKPKLSEKENPGSDILGRVYEYYIGKFAIAEGSGAGQFFTPSSIVRLLVEMIEPYQGKIFDNACGSGGMFIQSLKFLQAHGGDKKNISIYGQERYDGTLRLCKMNLALRDLSFDVRLGDSLLQDKFPDLEADFIIVNPPFNVSQWHPEDLPENDPRLFGTKEEFTTDGNANYMWMQTFWNHLSDTGTAAVVMANGAMTSNTKGEKNVRQHMVDHGMVDCIVRLPDKLFLTTGIPACIFILSKNRDGKDGKHRKRDNEVLFIDLSKHGRMESRKLRVFDEADLQKATDTYHAWRNIKDSVTSSDSAKAELYREADTYIDQPGFSYSANLEEIAKQDYKLTPGIYVGTEAVEDDGIPFEHKMETLKAQLQTQFKTGNALQKQILDNFEKF from the coding sequence ATGCCCAAAAATCAAACTAAAGCCGATATCAATTTTGAACAAGAACTCTGGAAAGCAGCTAACGAACTCCGTGGTGCCGTAGCAGAGAATCAATATAAAGACTATATCCTACCCCTTATTTTTTTGAAGCATATCTCTGAAAAATATGAAGTGAGAAAAGAAGAACTTTTTCAAGCTTTAAATGATAAAGGATCTGACTACTATACAAATGATACCGAAGAACAAAATTATGTTCTAGAAGATCCAGATGAGTACCTTTCCAAAAATACCTACATCATCCCTAAAGAAGCCACCTGGCAATATCTTCAAGACAATGCAGAGCAAGATAACATCAAAGTTTTAGTAGATAATGCGTTCGATTTACTCGATGATACTCTAGCAGAATTTAGACCAGAACTTAAAGGGATATTACCTCGAATCTTTGTAAAGAGCCAACTGACTCCAAAGCAAGTAGCAGGACTCATAAACCTTTTGGCTAAACCCAAACTTTCTGAAAAGGAAAATCCTGGCAGTGATATTTTGGGGCGTGTTTATGAATACTACATCGGCAAATTTGCCATTGCAGAAGGCTCTGGCGCAGGCCAATTCTTTACACCAAGCAGTATTGTGCGTTTACTAGTAGAAATGATAGAGCCCTACCAAGGTAAAATCTTTGATAATGCCTGCGGCTCTGGTGGTATGTTTATCCAGTCTCTAAAGTTTTTACAAGCCCATGGTGGCGATAAAAAGAACATTTCAATTTATGGCCAAGAGCGTTATGATGGTACGTTGAGGCTTTGTAAAATGAATTTGGCTTTACGCGATTTATCTTTCGATGTCCGTTTGGGAGATTCTTTATTACAAGATAAATTTCCGGATCTCGAAGCAGATTTTATTATCGTAAATCCGCCGTTTAACGTTAGCCAATGGCATCCTGAAGACTTACCAGAAAATGACCCCAGACTATTTGGTACCAAAGAAGAATTTACTACAGATGGCAACGCCAACTATATGTGGATGCAAACTTTTTGGAACCATCTAAGCGATACCGGCACCGCTGCGGTAGTGATGGCAAATGGTGCGATGACTTCCAACACAAAAGGTGAAAAAAATGTACGCCAGCACATGGTAGATCATGGCATGGTAGATTGTATTGTTCGCTTACCAGATAAGCTCTTCCTTACGACAGGTATTCCTGCCTGTATTTTTATATTGAGTAAAAACAGAGATGGCAAGGATGGGAAACACCGCAAGAGAGATAACGAAGTCTTGTTTATAGACCTCTCTAAACACGGTAGAATGGAGAGCAGAAAACTTCGTGTTTTTGACGAAGCCGACTTACAAAAAGCTACCGACACCTATCACGCTTGGAGAAACATTAAAGACAGTGTCACTTCGAGTGATTCCGCCAAAGCGGAATTGTATCGAGAAGCAGACACTTACATAGACCAACCCGGCTTCTCCTACTCCGCCAACCTAGAAGAGATCGCCAAACAAGATTACAAACTTACCCCAGGTATTTATGTGGGTACAGAAGCAGTGGAAGATGACGGTATCCCCTTTGAACATAAAATGGAAACCTTAAAAGCGCAATTGCAAACCCAGTTTAAAACAGGAAATGCATTGCAGAAACAGATTTTAGATAATTTTGAAAAGTTCTAA
- a CDS encoding alpha/beta hydrolase — protein sequence MSFKFSIAPQMQDSFKGTGKLMVYITLKDNRQPISFSANQDSTWVFGLNVKNWKKDDVLEIDSNTSWTSTSNWTLNNIPFKTYYLQVRWDESKIENRAEHPHSMSTKVVKLTNEKSQEISAEFDKDGEKSTLVEHDLIKKFSLESQVLSEWWGKSTSINAAVLLPSGYADNPKKKYPVCYSIGGYGSRYMRVNRIVQDSTTQRWWTSKDAPQIITVFLDGYGQFGDSYQLNSENNGPYGSALIDEIIPEIDKTYRTEGTSDARFTAGCSTGGWVSLALQLYYPDDFGGCFSYSADPVSFYKMQLINIYENKNAFYNDNSIERPSKRNTMGEPEFSIKKEVQTENVEGYTNSYITSRNQWGGWNAVCSQRDKNGLPMPLFDAITGAIDPIVAEHWKKYDLLKYAQENWSELGPKIQGKIHIWMGDMDNYYLNNAMRDFDSYLRSTTNPKSDAEILFSPTCGHCENYSIRTYLEAIQKQMITKPKQY from the coding sequence ATGTCCTTTAAATTTTCCATCGCACCACAAATGCAAGATTCCTTTAAAGGCACCGGTAAATTAATGGTTTATATCACATTGAAAGACAACAGACAGCCCATAAGTTTTTCAGCAAATCAAGATAGCACTTGGGTTTTCGGTCTCAATGTAAAAAATTGGAAAAAAGATGACGTATTGGAAATAGATTCAAATACCAGTTGGACCTCTACTTCAAATTGGACATTAAATAACATTCCGTTTAAGACCTATTACCTTCAAGTTCGCTGGGATGAATCTAAAATAGAAAATCGTGCAGAACATCCGCACAGCATGTCTACTAAAGTAGTAAAGTTAACCAACGAAAAATCTCAAGAAATTTCAGCTGAATTTGATAAAGATGGTGAGAAATCCACCCTTGTTGAACATGATCTAATAAAGAAATTTTCACTAGAAAGTCAAGTGCTCTCTGAATGGTGGGGTAAATCCACTAGTATTAATGCTGCTGTGCTCCTTCCGTCAGGTTATGCAGATAATCCTAAAAAGAAATATCCTGTTTGCTATAGTATTGGAGGTTATGGTTCGAGATATATGCGAGTTAATCGAATAGTCCAAGATTCAACAACGCAAAGGTGGTGGACATCGAAAGATGCTCCACAAATCATTACAGTATTCCTAGATGGATATGGACAGTTTGGCGACTCATATCAGCTTAATTCTGAAAACAATGGACCCTATGGCAGCGCATTGATTGATGAAATTATTCCTGAAATTGACAAAACATATAGAACAGAAGGCACTTCGGATGCTCGTTTTACTGCTGGTTGTTCGACAGGTGGTTGGGTTTCTTTAGCATTACAGTTATACTATCCTGATGATTTTGGTGGATGTTTCTCTTACAGTGCAGACCCTGTATCCTTTTATAAAATGCAACTCATCAACATCTATGAAAATAAAAATGCCTTTTATAACGACAATTCAATAGAACGACCGAGTAAAAGAAATACAATGGGAGAACCTGAGTTTAGCATTAAAAAAGAAGTTCAGACGGAAAATGTTGAAGGATATACCAATTCTTATATCACCTCTCGAAATCAATGGGGAGGGTGGAATGCAGTATGTAGTCAAAGAGACAAAAATGGTTTACCTATGCCCCTATTTGATGCCATTACGGGAGCTATTGATCCAATCGTTGCAGAACATTGGAAAAAATACGACTTACTAAAATATGCACAAGAAAACTGGTCGGAACTAGGTCCAAAAATTCAGGGGAAAATTCACATCTGGATGGGCGACATGGATAATTATTATTTGAATAATGCTATGCGTGACTTTGACAGTTATTTGAGGTCTACGACCAATCCTAAATCTGATGCGGAAATTTTATTTTCACCGACTTGCGGACATTGCGAAAACTATTCAATAAGAACCTATTTGGAGGCCATTCAAAAACAAATGATAACAAAACCTAAGCAGTATTAA
- a CDS encoding type II toxin-antitoxin system HipA family toxin: MAKQNNKKSISVYAHWSGMEKPLVMGTLHSDRLKGKEVFSFEYSDDWLQSGLAQLLDPSLQLYSGLHDLNEDQDNFGIFLDSSPDRWGRILMRRREAALARIDKREEEKLFETDYLLGVYDGHRMGALRFKLEEDGPFLNDNKNMATPPWGSLRELEQISLRLEDDNVIDDPEYLKWLSMLIASGASLGGARPKASIVDNDGGLWIAKFPSRNDQGDSGGWEIVTYELAILAGINMAESKAQKFSSEYYTFLTKRFDRGNDGQRIHFASAMTMLGYSDGQGHSDGASYLELVNFIQNNGANVEQDLEQLWRRIVFSICVTNTDDHLRNHGFLLTNEGWVLSPAYDINPVETGAGLKLNISDEDNSLDLNLAMEVSEFFRLSEKRADEIKEEIVKAVSGWKEMAIKYGISRVEQELKAVAFKAI; this comes from the coding sequence ATGGCAAAGCAAAATAATAAAAAATCTATAAGTGTATATGCACATTGGTCAGGAATGGAAAAACCCTTAGTTATGGGGACATTACATTCTGATAGATTAAAAGGGAAAGAGGTTTTTTCTTTCGAATACAGTGATGATTGGTTGCAAAGTGGACTAGCTCAATTGTTAGATCCTAGCTTGCAGTTGTATTCAGGACTTCATGATCTAAACGAGGATCAAGATAATTTTGGAATATTTCTAGATTCCTCTCCAGACCGTTGGGGCAGAATTCTAATGCGTAGGAGGGAAGCTGCTCTTGCAAGAATTGATAAAAGAGAGGAAGAGAAGTTATTTGAAACCGATTATCTACTTGGAGTTTATGATGGTCACAGAATGGGAGCATTAAGGTTTAAATTGGAAGAAGATGGTCCATTTTTAAATGATAATAAAAATATGGCAACTCCACCATGGGGTTCTTTAAGAGAGCTAGAACAGATAAGCTTAAGGTTAGAGGATGATAATGTTATTGATGATCCAGAATATTTGAAATGGTTAAGTATGCTTATAGCTTCAGGAGCTTCTTTGGGTGGAGCAAGGCCTAAAGCTAGCATTGTAGATAATGATGGAGGCTTGTGGATCGCAAAGTTCCCAAGTCGGAACGATCAAGGAGATAGTGGAGGATGGGAGATTGTAACTTATGAATTAGCCATTTTAGCAGGAATTAATATGGCAGAATCTAAAGCACAAAAGTTCTCTTCTGAATATTATACTTTTCTCACTAAACGATTTGACCGAGGGAATGATGGGCAGCGAATACATTTTGCCTCCGCTATGACAATGCTTGGGTATAGTGATGGCCAGGGCCATTCAGATGGGGCCAGTTATCTTGAACTTGTTAATTTTATACAAAATAATGGGGCCAATGTGGAACAGGATTTGGAACAACTTTGGAGAAGAATCGTCTTTAGCATTTGTGTTACAAATACAGATGACCATCTTCGAAATCATGGGTTTTTGTTAACTAATGAGGGGTGGGTATTATCCCCAGCATATGATATTAACCCAGTGGAGACTGGTGCGGGATTAAAACTGAATATCTCTGACGAGGATAATTCGTTAGACTTAAATCTTGCGATGGAAGTATCTGAGTTTTTTAGATTATCAGAAAAAAGGGCAGATGAAATAAAAGAGGAAATAGTGAAGGCTGTTTCAGGTTGGAAGGAAATGGCAATAAAATATGGAATATCACGTGTTGAACAAGAATTGAAAGCAGTTGCTTTTAAAGCCATCTAA
- a CDS encoding restriction endonuclease subunit S yields MPKNWKIYKLSEVTTKIGSGATPRGGKEAYKKFGTSLIRSQNVLDFKFSINGLAFIDEKQASKLDNVTIEENDVLLNITGDSVARVCSVPKEFLPARVNQHVAIVRANILKLDAIYLKYFLLENTNKNMLLTLASAGATRNALTKIMIEDFRLDLPPLPEQTQIANILSAIDDKIENNLAINKTLEDMAMALYKHWFVDFGPFQEGEFIDSELGLIPKGWEVKRLEEVVQVNSNSIKKDKEPKIINYIDIASVKEGWVEEIKTIKYEDAPSRAKRIISDGDIIWSTVRPNRKSRFLALGFSENTIVSTGFVVMSPILISYSYLYLCSCTKDFVDYLVSRATGSSYPAVTGKVFEEYEILIPEKAILDRFSIIVEPMFLHSSSNDIENQTLTNLRDTLLPKLISGEVRLKEFREGIDAEINSA; encoded by the coding sequence ATGCCCAAAAACTGGAAAATATATAAACTTTCTGAAGTCACTACCAAAATTGGAAGTGGTGCAACACCAAGAGGTGGAAAAGAAGCATATAAAAAGTTTGGCACCTCTCTAATTCGTAGTCAGAATGTTTTAGATTTTAAATTTTCAATTAACGGACTTGCTTTTATTGATGAAAAGCAAGCTTCAAAACTAGACAATGTTACTATTGAAGAAAATGATGTTTTATTGAATATTACAGGAGATTCAGTAGCAAGAGTGTGCTCTGTACCTAAAGAGTTTTTACCTGCAAGAGTTAATCAACACGTCGCCATAGTTAGGGCAAATATTTTAAAATTGGATGCAATCTATTTGAAGTATTTTTTACTTGAAAATACAAATAAAAATATGTTGCTGACTTTAGCAAGTGCAGGAGCAACGAGAAATGCACTTACTAAAATTATGATTGAGGATTTTAGATTAGATCTCCCACCCCTCCCAGAACAAACCCAAATAGCCAACATCCTTTCCGCCATAGACGATAAAATAGAAAACAACTTAGCCATCAACAAAACCTTAGAAGACATGGCAATGGCATTATACAAACATTGGTTTGTAGATTTCGGTCCTTTTCAAGAGGGTGAGTTTATAGATAGTGAGTTGGGGTTAATTCCTAAAGGGTGGGAAGTGAAAAGATTGGAAGAAGTTGTTCAAGTAAACTCGAACAGTATTAAGAAAGACAAAGAACCAAAAATAATTAATTACATAGATATAGCCTCTGTTAAAGAAGGTTGGGTTGAGGAAATAAAAACTATAAAATATGAGGATGCCCCAAGTCGAGCAAAAAGAATTATATCAGATGGAGATATTATTTGGTCAACAGTTAGACCTAATAGAAAGTCTAGGTTTTTAGCACTCGGATTTAGTGAAAATACAATAGTATCAACGGGTTTTGTTGTTATGTCTCCAATTTTAATAAGTTATTCTTATTTGTATTTATGTTCTTGTACAAAAGATTTTGTTGATTATTTAGTTTCGAGAGCAACGGGTTCTTCATATCCAGCTGTTACAGGAAAAGTATTTGAGGAATATGAAATTTTGATTCCCGAAAAAGCAATATTGGATAGATTTAGTATAATTGTTGAACCTATGTTTTTACATTCGTCATCTAATGATATCGAAAACCAAACCCTAACAAACCTAAGAGACACCCTATTACCAAAACTAATAAGTGGTGAGGTACGATTAAAAGAGTTTAGAGAGGGAATAGATGCTGAAATAAATTCAGCATGA